tctctttttttggtaaaaaacctttttttttcgtaaaagttttttttttttggtaaaagttcTTTCTAATTATGAATTTAAATGCATGCATAGAAGGAAACTTATCAGTTTCCTTCATtgttctttgtggttttaattttgttaatgacatcattttgaatataaaagTTCTTTTATCTTCATGCTCTCAAATCTTTCCATCCTTTCCATTCTggctttttgattttcttttatgctTAAGGAATCTGATTTAGTgctaggaggaggaaggaagactgaTAGGTTAGAATTCTAGCCTTGAACAGGAGAGGTCAACTTTTTAGGAAGTGGAGAAGGTAACTACTGTGAAGATATCTCTGCCCTTGACAGCTAGCCAGCCTGTAAGAAAGATGTTTCTGTGGAGTAGTGAGGGGTAGAGAGTTGGAAAATAACAGAAGAATATGAAGAGCTAGAGACAGCAAATATAGACCTACCTTTCCAAAAGATAgtcaatgaaaagaaagagaaagatgataaGGTAGGCTTGAAGAGGACTGTGTCATTTCAaatgcttctttattttattgtttttaaaaatgagacttgAGAATGCAGGGGGAATGGTTAGAATATTAGGATTTCTTGAGGGGGGGGGTTCttcctcttttgtgtttttaaatgtaatctcCATGGATCCAATGTGCGtgttactgactgagccagccaggcactgctGGAATGTTTGGGTTTCTGGTGTAATTTCTTCATGAGCTGAATGGCCTTAGAAAATCCTTACTtagggttggggtgcctggattgTTCgttcggttgagcatctgactcttgatttcctctcaggtaatgatctcagagtggtgagatggagcctgcctaaaataaaatatttaagatttccaAGGAAAtcaggtccctgggtggcttagacggttaagtgtctgccttcaactcaggtcatgatcccagggtcctgagatcaagggctgcattgggctcctgctcaagtgggagtctgcttctcccttgcccctccctctgctgctcccttcacccctccctctgctcaggttctctttctctctctctctctctctcaactaaataaataatcttttaaaaaattccaagaaaatcaattaaattttgaaatacttttatgaaaatattttaaaccaaatgtgTGTACAGAAACATAAACtgatacatttattaaaacaatacATAATAATATCCAGGGAGGGGACTGTATTTATGATAAATTCAAAGCAGTGTGAGCATTAATGTGATTTTAAGACATTCGCAAAAACTTAATCTATGAACATACCCATGATTTTTATTGGTAACAGTGTCATAGGCCCTGATAATATTATTGGGATTTGTTGCCTATATTCATAgctaaaagaaatgctaaatctCATTTAGAGTTCTGAGAAGATAAAGATGTAATTCTTTTTCTCATCCAAGTTCATGGACTTTCTAAATTCTATCCAGGACACCCTGGGGACCTGCAGATGTGAAGATAAGAACCTCTGGTCTTGAATGAAGAGGGGGAGAAACAAATCCTCCCTATGGGAGGGTTTGAGTATGACCGATAATTTTCCGCCCTGATTTTGCATATGTAGATATCACATAGCATTTGGCATTTATATCTTATAGGTGCATATGAAGTGAAATATGTTTTGGTGACTCTCAAATCTCTGTTCCCATCTAGGTCTCTTTCTTTACTCAGAGAAACTTCCTCAAGCCTCCCCTTGCCTGCAGAAGCTGCTCTACTTTAACCTGTCTGCCGTTCAAGATACGGAGCAGCTAACGATGGCCCAGCTGGGCCTAGATTTGGGGCCCAATACTTATTATAAGCTGGGACCGGAACTGGAGTTGGCTCTGTCCCTGGTTCAGGAGCCTCACGTGGGGGGCCAGTCCATCCCCAAACCAGGGAAAAGGCTCGTGTTACAGTCAGTCCCATGGCCTCAAGGAGTTGTGCGCTTCAACTTGCTGGACGTGGCGAAGGTTTGGAATAACAACCCCCGGGAGAACTTAGGTTTGTTGCTAGAGATACTGGTCAAGAGGACCAGAGACCCGGGGGTGAATTTTCAGCTTCAGGACACCTGTGCCAGACTGAGACAGTCCCTTCAGGCTTCCCTGCTGGTGGTGAGTCTCAACCCAGAGCAGTGCCACCCTTCATCCCGAAGAAGGAGGGAAGCCATCCCTGCCCCTAAAGCTTCTTGCAAGAACCTCTGCCATCGTCACCAGCTGTTCATCAACTTCCGGGACTTAGGCTGGCACAAGTGGATTATTGCTCCCAAAGGGTTCATGGCCAACTATTGCCAtggagactgtcctttctccctgACCACCTCCCTCAACAGTTCCAATTATGCTTTCATGCAAGCCCTGATGCATGCGGTTGACCCAGCGGTCCCCCAGGCTGTCTGTATCCCCACCAAGCTGTCCCCCATTTCCATGCTCTATCAGGACAATGATGACAATGTCATTTTACGACATTATGAAGACATGGTGGTTGACGAATGTGGATGTGGGTAGGCTGTGAGAAATAGAAGGGGTATTCTTAGAGTAAATCTTCCAATAAAACTAGTCACGTGCTGTATGACTTCTTGGGTCTGAAATACcagtatatttgtatttatgacTTACCTTCCTGGAAAATCCATCACGATTAATCATCTCCctaatctcacacacacatacgcacacatcAGCCCTAATGATCTAACAGTCATGATGCACTTGACAGTCTATTAGACTCTAGATAGAAGGAGACTGATATTTATTGGTGGTCTCTTATGGGCAGGTATTATTCTGTGTGTTACTTAGAAACATCATGTCAggttgtttcttgaggtaggccttaTTTTTTATACTTCATAGAGAAGGTGAATATCAAATTTCCCTAAAGTCATCAATTTTCTCTGGCAGATCTCACAGGCTAACAatggtacttaaaaataaattattttggagtgccagagtggctcagtcgttaagtgtctgccttcatctcaggtcatgatctcagggtcctgggattgagccccacatcaggctccctgctcggtgggaagcctgcttctccctctcccactccccctgcttctgttccctctctcactgtctctctctctctctgtcaaataaataaataaaatcttttaaaaaataaataaataagtatgggcacctgtgtggttcagttggtaagtagcagacttttggtttcagctcagatcatgatccccagtatctgggatcatgccccaggtcgggctccacGCTaaatggggagtctacttgaggattctctctccctctctctcaaataaatgcttCCCCCATTCACACacactttcttaaataaataagtaaataaatctttaaaaacttattttgagacaatataaaataatatgaataataatattaaaatagtacCTGATACTTacatttctttctagtcttttatTGTTGTCATATATGATTTTATAGCTGAGATCACattgtttatataattttgtatctCTCTGTACTCAATGTGAccataggaattttttttcaaatcaccAATATCTACATAGTTCATTTAGTGGctatattatatatgattatttagATACATATATTACTTAAGGGAGTGTTTATCATTGGGATTTATATtgtttacagttttcagagtgaAATAGTGTTATGACTTTTTGTTCATATGTCATTGTCGATATTTTGTCCCcacttagaaaaattttaaacctggAATTACAGTCAAAGGTTTAAATTGACTCCTGGGGTAAAATGCAAAATTCACAGACTTCAAATACAAAACTCTAGACTTGGTTGGATACTTTGGATTGCACCAGGAAGTATGAATTCACTCATTTCCCTGTTGGGAGAACTAAAGCGCAAGTTTGTCAATCACTGCTTTATTTACTCCCTTCTTTAATGCCATTTGTCACAATCTTCTGTCAACTTCACCACTCTCACCTGGATTACTGCCacaacttttaatttttgttttatttttagatttttaaaaaatgttggtcATTATAATTTAACTACATTACAAACACACATAAAGATGCCTATCTAACCCTCCCAGTCTCTTCCCATTCTCCTAATGAAACCACCATCCTAGGGTACATCCTGGGTAgcctagttggttaagtatctgccttgggctcaggtcatgatcccagcctggGTAgcctagttggttaagtatctgccttgggctcaggtcatgatcccagccagggtcctgggatcgagcccagcatcaggcttcctgctcagtagggagtctgcttccctctctgtctctctgcccctttccacttctcattctctctcaaataaatacattttttaaaatcctaaggggaaaaaaaaaagaaaccaccatCCTGAAGTTGATGTCTTTCCCATTCCCATTCTGTAATTTTACTACATAGGTTTAGAACCAAAGATAATGTAAAGCATTGCTGCTTAAATATGTAAACTTTATAGAAGCAGTATTGGAGTATATTCTTCTAccacttgtttttcctcttttgtttcagAGATTCTTACAGGTTAATACAGTTAGGGATATAATTGATTCCCCTCGCCCCACAaccgccacccaggcacccccaactgcTGAGTAGTAATCCATGACATGTATATTTCACAATAGATTAATCTGTTACTGAACACTGAAGGCATTCAAACAAACTGCAACAATCATTTCAATAGAATGgacacaattttttatttttatttttatttttttgcaatcTCCTCCTCTAACCAGGACTTCAGTGTAGAACAGCAGTGAACGGGTAATTTATAAGGACAATGGAGATGAGGCTACAGAACTTGTAGCAAACTCTGAATGCCTATCCTTGAACACAAACGAAACGATGTATAAAaagcactttgtcaaatgcatcaTTTGAACTGAAAACACTGTTCTGATAGCAGGGGGAGATTGGCTTTAGATCTATCATTTAGAACAATTCAGTGAAACAATCACGATGTTGCAAACAATAACCACCTGCGTCAATATGTTTACAGAAGGACTTTCGAATTGTATTTGTTGAAGAAAGAGCTGAGCAGTCAATGTGACAGAAGAAAATAGGTGGTTGTTTTGGTAAACATAGCAATACTTTGGTGGGGGGCTAATGTGGTCCCAGCATTCCTGGTAGTGCATTCAGCCTTGAACAAGTGAATCTAATTAGCATAagcaaaattcataaaatttcacCTGCAAATCAGTCATTAATATATGGGCTTATCATAAGATGCCAAGGGAAGAGGGTTAGCTAGCATAGTTGTGTCTGATGGAAAAGTGCACATGGAAAACAAGTTAGCATAGAACATGTATTGGGAAATCAGAGGAAGGGAATTAGTTAAATGATCCAAATGGCAAGATCGATTAACCTCCAGGTCCAGATACTAGAGGAATTATAGTCATTTCAGATCATACCCTTctattaatattctttaattGGGCAACAACATGCTTGCTTGGATAATGGCTTTCTCGTTTATAATATGACATGCTAAGCTTGCTTTATTGAGTAAATAAGCTGCTCATATTGATTGGAATGGTCCCAAATCATGCTGGACAAATATTACAAATCATCTTGTACTGGCAACCCTTTCGGATCCCCTCCCTCTTCTGGAGCTTTGTACCATTTTTACTAtctatcactcaataaaccttgctttgctgccaaaaacaaaaacagaaacaaatcatCCTGTGGTGCAGATTATTTCTGAACTAAATTatctttacagtttttttttttttttaagattttatttatttatttgacagagagaaattacaagtacactgagaggcaggcagagagagagagaaggaagcaggctccctgccgagcagagagcccgatgcgggactcgatcccaggaccctgagatcatgacctgagccgaaggcagcggcttaacccactgagccacccaggcgcccctatctttacagttttatttcattgaactgatctttattttttatacactatcattttaaaaatatactttatatatttttaaatatacttttaaaaatatactttttaaacataaaatatacttactgaatttttatttcagcataacaataatttattttatagtattatGGGAGAAATCTGGTTATTCAATCTTCTTGTTTGTGTTCTATGTAGATAGATATTTACAATAAGGACTACTTTTTGGTATAAAAGGTAATCTGATCCAAGTGTTTAGGAGATAATTTGGGATTTTAGAAGAGAGTtgcacaaaatcaaaatacattctttaaatcatctgtcattaaaatattagaacagaaataGGAGTAATTAGGGGGCACTCAGTCTAGTAAAATAGTAGAGCCAgtaaatgggtggctcagtcagttaagtgtctgtttttggctcaggttatgatctctggtgctgggattgagccctgcatgggggctTAGCTGCTTGACAAGGAGttggcttctctctttctctctctccttctgcccttcctcaccactcgttttctctctctctctaataaattaaaaagtaaatctttaaaaaaataaaaaataaaat
This genomic interval from Mustela erminea isolate mMusErm1 chromosome 6, mMusErm1.Pri, whole genome shotgun sequence contains the following:
- the GDF3 gene encoding growth/differentiation factor 3 gives rise to the protein MIPCLTILALRVLVTVSLGQTFQFQEHVFLQLLGLDKVPSPQKFQPVPSILKRIFWDGEAAATSGGSRDLCYLKDLRTRGNILRHLLDQGLFLYSEKLPQASPCLQKLLYFNLSAVQDTEQLTMAQLGLDLGPNTYYKLGPELELALSLVQEPHVGGQSIPKPGKRLVLQSVPWPQGVVRFNLLDVAKVWNNNPRENLGLLLEILVKRTRDPGVNFQLQDTCARLRQSLQASLLVVSLNPEQCHPSSRRRREAIPAPKASCKNLCHRHQLFINFRDLGWHKWIIAPKGFMANYCHGDCPFSLTTSLNSSNYAFMQALMHAVDPAVPQAVCIPTKLSPISMLYQDNDDNVILRHYEDMVVDECGCG